The following proteins come from a genomic window of Fontisubflavum oceani:
- a CDS encoding capsule biosynthesis protein, protein MHKVFLFLQGPHGPFFHRLGRMLRAAGSDVWRVGFNQGDSAFWHHRESYIAYTGTVEDWPDHLQSLIADKGVTDLVLYGDTRPIHSEAVTIAKARGLTVHVFEEGYLRPYWITYERGGANGHSRLMSTSVAQMRKALKRLDLDLPDTPSKWGDMRQHIFYGALYHWFVMFLNMRYRHFRPHRNITVGRELWLYLRRITFMPFLWFDRVQATWRIKTGGFPYHLALLQLEHDASFRDHGPFDTMADFLAVLIEGFAEGAPAHHHLVFKAHPLEDGRVPIRQDIRRLAAKHGVTDRVHYVRGGKLARLLNDARSAVTVNSTAAQQALWRGLPLKAFGTAVYLKPEFVSTQTMEAFFTNPNRPDSRAYRDYRHYLLETSQITGSFYSSRGRRQLLRQVVDMMLSPEDPYDALDAGRPAPRQHLQVVK, encoded by the coding sequence TTGCACAAGGTTTTTCTGTTCTTGCAAGGCCCACATGGGCCGTTCTTCCACCGGCTTGGCAGGATGCTGCGTGCCGCGGGGTCGGATGTCTGGCGCGTCGGCTTCAACCAAGGCGACAGCGCGTTCTGGCATCACCGGGAGAGCTATATCGCCTATACCGGCACGGTCGAGGACTGGCCCGATCATTTGCAAAGCCTGATCGCGGACAAAGGCGTGACCGATCTGGTGCTTTATGGCGATACCCGACCGATCCACTCCGAAGCCGTGACCATCGCCAAAGCGCGCGGCCTGACCGTGCATGTCTTCGAGGAAGGGTATCTCCGCCCCTATTGGATCACCTATGAACGCGGCGGCGCGAACGGGCATTCGCGGCTGATGAGCACCTCGGTAGCCCAAATGCGCAAAGCTCTGAAACGGCTTGATCTGGATTTGCCCGACACGCCGTCAAAATGGGGAGATATGCGGCAGCATATCTTCTATGGCGCGCTCTACCATTGGTTCGTGATGTTCCTGAATATGCGTTATCGGCATTTCCGTCCGCATCGCAACATCACCGTGGGCCGCGAGCTTTGGCTCTATCTGCGCCGGATCACATTTATGCCATTTCTCTGGTTCGATCGGGTGCAAGCCACCTGGCGGATCAAGACCGGCGGCTTTCCCTATCACCTTGCGCTGTTGCAACTCGAACATGATGCAAGCTTCCGTGACCATGGGCCGTTTGACACGATGGCCGATTTCCTCGCGGTCCTGATAGAAGGCTTTGCCGAAGGTGCCCCAGCGCATCACCACCTGGTTTTCAAGGCCCACCCGCTTGAGGATGGCCGCGTGCCGATCCGGCAAGACATCCGCCGCCTTGCTGCCAAACATGGGGTGACCGACCGTGTGCACTATGTCCGTGGCGGCAAACTGGCCCGGCTCTTGAACGATGCCCGCAGCGCGGTGACGGTGAACTCGACCGCCGCGCAGCAGGCGCTTTGGCGCGGCCTCCCCCTGAAAGCTTTTGGCACGGCGGTTTATCTGAAGCCCGAGTTTGTCTCGACGCAGACGATGGAGGCGTTTTTCACCAATCCAAACCGCCCCGACAGTCGCGCCTATCGCGATTATCGCCACTACCTTCTGGAAACCTCGCAGATCACCGGCAGCTTCTATTCATCGCGCGGACGGCGACAGCTCCTCCGCCAAGTGGTCGATATGATGCTCTCACCGGAAGACCCCTACGATGCGCTCGATGCGGGCCGACCGGCCCCACGGCAACACCTGCAAGTCGTGAAATAA
- a CDS encoding riboflavin synthase, with protein sequence MFTGIITDIGTVQALEHRGDLRARIGTSYDTAGIDLGASICCDGVCLTAVALGEGWFDVDISAETVSKTNIGAWAEGQRINLERSLKVGDELGGHIVSGHVDGVAELVGMADEGDSTRLTFRAPEGLAKFIAPKGSVALNGTSLTVNEVDGAEFGINVIPHTKEVTTWGDAAVGDQINLEIDTLARYVARLQEWGG encoded by the coding sequence ATGTTCACGGGCATCATCACCGATATCGGAACCGTTCAGGCGCTGGAGCATCGTGGCGATCTCAGAGCGCGGATCGGCACCAGCTATGACACGGCCGGGATCGATCTGGGTGCCTCGATCTGCTGCGATGGGGTTTGCCTGACGGCGGTGGCGCTTGGCGAAGGCTGGTTCGACGTGGATATCTCTGCCGAGACGGTGTCCAAAACCAATATCGGCGCCTGGGCCGAGGGGCAGCGGATCAATCTGGAGCGGTCCTTGAAAGTCGGCGATGAGTTGGGCGGCCATATCGTCAGCGGCCATGTGGATGGTGTAGCCGAACTGGTGGGGATGGCGGATGAGGGCGACAGCACCCGGTTGACCTTCCGCGCGCCGGAGGGCTTGGCGAAATTCATCGCGCCGAAAGGCTCGGTGGCGTTGAACGGCACCTCACTGACCGTGAATGAGGTGGACGGCGCGGAGTTTGGCATCAACGTGATCCCGCATACCAAAGAGGTCACGACCTGGGGCGATGCGGCGGTGGGCGACCAGATCAATTTGGAGATCGACACACTGGCCCGCTATGTCGCGCGGCTGCAGGAGTGGGGCGGGTGA
- a CDS encoding 6,7-dimethyl-8-ribityllumazine synthase codes for MAGPSHYELPLPEFDAPVKVLIVMAPYYKDIADGQLAGAKATLEAAGADHEVVEVPGALEIPVAIGIAHRQSNFDGYVALGCVIRGETTHYDTVCEESNRGVTMLGMAGACIGNCILTVESHEQAAVRADPAQMNKGGGAAAAALHLIALTRGYGKPKGGVGFKPRGESIQIAGDSKGPTTA; via the coding sequence ATGGCAGGCCCGTCGCATTACGAATTGCCGCTGCCGGAGTTTGACGCGCCGGTGAAAGTGCTGATCGTCATGGCGCCCTATTACAAGGACATCGCGGACGGGCAATTGGCCGGCGCGAAAGCCACGCTGGAGGCCGCGGGTGCCGACCATGAGGTGGTCGAGGTGCCGGGCGCGCTGGAAATCCCGGTCGCCATCGGCATCGCGCATCGGCAGTCGAATTTCGATGGCTATGTGGCGCTTGGCTGCGTCATTCGGGGCGAGACGACGCATTACGACACGGTGTGCGAGGAATCGAACCGGGGCGTGACGATGTTGGGGATGGCCGGGGCCTGTATCGGCAATTGCATCCTGACGGTGGAAAGCCACGAACAGGCGGCTGTGCGCGCCGATCCGGCGCAAATGAACAAAGGCGGCGGTGCGGCGGCGGCGGCGCTGCACCTCATCGCGTTGACGCGGGGCTATGGGAAGCCTAAAGGCGGCGTCGGATTCAAGCCGCGCGGTGAGAGCATTCAGATCGCGGGCGACAGCAAAGGGCCCACGACCGCATGA
- the nusB gene encoding transcription antitermination factor NusB, whose product MTDPRPTGPSRDEKRQMKSAARLYAVQALFQMEHSGQSADLVRKEFETFRFGEEIEGDAMAEGDVDLFRKLLDDAVVWQAKIDQMTDRALVAKWPIDRIDPTLRALFRAAGAELVEGAAPPRVVITEFVDVARAFFPEGREPKFVNAVLDHMAREAKPEAF is encoded by the coding sequence ATGACAGACCCCCGCCCGACCGGGCCAAGCCGAGACGAAAAACGCCAGATGAAATCCGCGGCGCGGCTTTATGCCGTGCAAGCGCTGTTTCAGATGGAGCATTCCGGCCAGAGCGCCGATCTGGTGCGGAAAGAATTTGAGACCTTTCGGTTCGGCGAAGAGATCGAAGGCGACGCGATGGCCGAGGGCGATGTGGATTTGTTCCGCAAGCTGTTGGATGACGCGGTGGTTTGGCAGGCCAAGATCGACCAGATGACCGACCGGGCGCTGGTGGCCAAATGGCCGATTGACCGGATTGACCCGACCTTGCGGGCCCTGTTCCGGGCCGCCGGGGCGGAATTGGTCGAGGGCGCAGCCCCGCCTAGAGTCGTGATCACCGAATTCGTCGACGTCGCGCGGGCGTTTTTCCCCGAAGGGCGCGAGCCGAAATTCGTGAATGCGGTGCTGGATCATATGGCGCGCGAGGCGAAGCCCGAGGCGTTCTGA
- a CDS encoding alkaline phosphatase, with product MKLGYLGASAIALSLGLSAPAAAQETGNVIFFHPDGSGVNHWLAARMHTVGPDGELNWDRLPGLGVYTGHMADRVTGTSHGGATVHAYGVKVIGDSFGLNGTEEITAASGQQMSIAEEALAAGRAVALVQTGHIAEPGTAAFVASNESRGNTHEIAASVIESGAQVIMAGGERFLLPEGTEGRHGMGQRTDGVNLIARAEELGYTIVYDRDELMALKTETTDMVLGVFAHNHTFNDQEWIRNEIDGVPTYWPDAPTIAEMSNVALAIISRDEDGFFAVIEEEGTDNIANNMNAAGTLEALARADEATGVMLDFLDQNPDTLLVMAADSDAGGLQVVHADEPGMLDASTRGGGILHGVEGQFGNAFITPADANGVQHPFGIGWVGYNDVAGGILVRTAGFNYDLVEPLMDSTDVYTLMYRTLFQVPID from the coding sequence ATGAAACTTGGTTATCTCGGCGCCTCCGCCATCGCACTCTCTTTGGGCCTCAGCGCCCCTGCCGCCGCCCAGGAAACCGGCAATGTCATCTTCTTTCACCCCGATGGCTCGGGTGTGAACCACTGGCTCGCCGCGCGGATGCATACCGTCGGCCCCGATGGCGAACTGAACTGGGACCGTCTGCCGGGCCTCGGCGTCTATACCGGCCATATGGCCGACCGCGTCACCGGAACCTCCCATGGCGGGGCCACGGTGCATGCTTACGGCGTAAAGGTCATCGGGGACAGCTTCGGCCTGAACGGCACCGAAGAGATCACCGCCGCTTCTGGGCAGCAGATGTCGATCGCTGAGGAAGCTCTGGCCGCTGGCCGCGCCGTGGCTCTGGTGCAAACCGGCCATATCGCCGAGCCGGGCACCGCGGCCTTCGTCGCCTCCAATGAGAGTCGCGGCAACACACATGAGATCGCCGCCTCGGTGATTGAGTCGGGTGCTCAGGTGATCATGGCCGGCGGCGAGCGTTTCCTGCTGCCCGAAGGCACGGAAGGCCGCCACGGCATGGGGCAGCGCACCGATGGCGTCAACCTGATCGCACGCGCCGAAGAGCTTGGCTATACCATAGTCTATGACCGCGACGAGCTGATGGCGCTGAAAACCGAAACCACCGATATGGTGCTCGGCGTCTTCGCCCATAACCACACGTTCAACGACCAGGAATGGATCCGCAACGAGATCGACGGCGTGCCGACCTACTGGCCCGACGCGCCGACCATCGCGGAAATGAGCAACGTCGCCCTGGCGATCATCAGCCGCGATGAAGACGGGTTCTTTGCGGTGATCGAAGAGGAAGGCACCGACAATATCGCCAACAACATGAACGCCGCAGGCACGTTAGAAGCGCTGGCCCGCGCCGACGAAGCCACCGGCGTGATGCTCGACTTCCTCGACCAGAACCCCGACACGCTTCTGGTGATGGCGGCGGATTCCGATGCGGGCGGCTTGCAGGTGGTTCATGCCGATGAACCCGGCATGCTTGATGCCTCAACCCGTGGCGGCGGCATCCTGCATGGCGTCGAAGGGCAGTTCGGCAACGCGTTCATCACACCTGCGGATGCCAATGGGGTTCAGCACCCCTTCGGGATCGGTTGGGTCGGCTATAACGACGTGGCCGGCGGCATCCTCGTCCGCACCGCCGGGTTCAACTATGACCTAGTGGAACCGCTGATGGACTCGACCGATGTCTACACGCTGATGTACCGGACGCTGTTCCAAGTCCCGATCGACTGA
- a CDS encoding SRPBCC family protein, with translation MSTHKIEKTLILAAPPADVWTFLTDPEKLAIWFHRPEAALDQPGPFAMGGSDGDPLCWGEVQEAEAPNRLRYRFTARPMDGLMTDVTWTLTAVEAGTRLHLLHEGIPQGAASFGLLTAFDSGWDDHLVRFRKAMSSDA, from the coding sequence ATGAGCACCCACAAAATTGAGAAAACCCTGATCCTCGCCGCCCCGCCCGCCGATGTCTGGACCTTTCTGACGGACCCGGAGAAATTGGCGATCTGGTTCCACCGGCCCGAGGCGGCGCTTGATCAACCCGGCCCTTTCGCGATGGGCGGCAGCGATGGCGACCCGCTCTGTTGGGGCGAGGTGCAGGAGGCCGAGGCGCCAAACCGGCTCCGCTATCGCTTCACCGCGCGACCGATGGACGGGTTGATGACCGATGTGACCTGGACACTGACGGCCGTAGAGGCCGGCACAAGACTGCATTTGTTGCATGAAGGCATCCCGCAGGGCGCGGCGTCCTTTGGGCTACTCACCGCCTTTGACAGCGGATGGGACGATCACTTGGTCCGATTCCGCAAAGCGATGTCATCGGACGCCTAG
- a CDS encoding ArsR/SmtB family transcription factor — MTVNPQPAFRALADPTRRDILALLKTREMTIGAVAERFDMTRPAIKKHLSILEAGDLITITPRGRERINAINPDGFRAVHSWLEIFDAFWDDRLAALKSAVEKDQHQ, encoded by the coding sequence ATGACCGTCAATCCACAACCCGCCTTCCGCGCCCTCGCCGATCCGACCCGGCGCGACATCCTTGCGCTTCTTAAAACACGGGAGATGACCATCGGCGCCGTGGCCGAACGCTTCGACATGACTCGCCCGGCGATCAAGAAGCACCTGAGCATTCTGGAGGCTGGCGATTTGATCACCATCACGCCCAGGGGGCGCGAGCGGATCAACGCCATCAACCCTGACGGCTTTCGCGCCGTACACAGCTGGCTCGAGATTTTCGATGCCTTCTGGGACGACCGGCTCGCGGCCCTCAAATCAGCTGTTGAAAAGGACCAACATCAATGA
- a CDS encoding MmcB family DNA repair protein, which produces MPDDHTSPTLRPGQLLARGVCRHLRTHDFAVLEEFTPERGKRVDVMALGPKGELWVVECKSSRADFTSDGKWEGYLDWADRYFWAVDEAFPTDLLPEGTGLIIADAYDAEILRFGPETKLAGARRKALTQRFARHAALRLQGMRDPDGVI; this is translated from the coding sequence ATGCCCGACGATCACACCTCTCCAACGCTTCGCCCTGGCCAGCTTCTGGCGCGGGGCGTCTGCCGCCACCTCAGAACCCATGATTTCGCGGTGCTGGAAGAATTCACGCCGGAGCGCGGCAAGCGGGTGGATGTGATGGCGCTTGGGCCGAAGGGGGAGCTTTGGGTGGTGGAGTGCAAATCCTCCCGCGCGGATTTCACCTCGGACGGGAAATGGGAAGGCTATCTCGATTGGGCGGACCGATATTTCTGGGCTGTGGATGAGGCATTTCCGACGGATTTGCTGCCCGAGGGCACGGGGTTGATCATTGCCGATGCCTATGATGCCGAGATTTTGCGCTTCGGGCCGGAAACCAAGCTTGCGGGGGCGCGGCGCAAGGCGCTGACCCAGAGATTTGCGCGTCACGCCGCGCTGCGCTTGCAGGGGATGCGCGACCCGGACGGGGTTATCTGA
- a CDS encoding cation:proton antiporter has translation MDLALTFLTLGGLFLAGLAADEIGRRTRLPRVTLLLAVGLIAGRSGFDLIPREFEALFEFLSVTALTMVAFVMGNAFTAQKMLQNGRVILWVSGAIVTATLIIVGGGLIWAGLAPATALILASIATATAPAATQDIIHQSGQTGPFPDTLKGIVAVDDAWGLIVFSFILVFAAQWTGQSSDGILLGAARETLGALALGAALGLPAAYLTGRLKRGEPQQTEALGLVCLTAGLAIWFHVSFLLAGMVAGAIVANRARHHERAFHEIENLQWPFMLLFFILAGASLELGMLVEIGALGAAYVVLRIVARILGGWLGAKLGGAARAQRPWFGVALMPQAGVAVGMALVASETFPELAPVIMTLTVGTTVVFELLGPPLTLLALNRVERSKTSVR, from the coding sequence ATGGATCTCGCGCTGACCTTTCTCACCCTGGGCGGTCTGTTTCTGGCCGGTCTTGCCGCCGATGAAATCGGCCGACGCACCCGCCTGCCCCGCGTCACACTGCTTTTGGCGGTCGGGTTGATCGCTGGACGCTCCGGTTTCGACCTGATCCCGCGCGAATTCGAGGCGCTGTTCGAGTTTCTCTCCGTCACCGCGTTGACCATGGTCGCCTTTGTCATGGGCAACGCCTTCACCGCCCAGAAAATGTTGCAAAACGGCCGGGTGATCCTTTGGGTCTCCGGCGCAATCGTGACGGCGACCCTCATTATCGTTGGCGGCGGGTTGATCTGGGCCGGGCTGGCACCAGCGACGGCACTGATCCTGGCCTCCATCGCCACCGCAACGGCACCCGCCGCGACGCAAGACATCATCCACCAATCCGGCCAAACCGGCCCCTTCCCAGACACGCTCAAGGGTATCGTGGCCGTAGATGACGCCTGGGGATTGATCGTCTTCAGCTTCATCCTTGTCTTCGCGGCACAATGGACCGGGCAGAGCAGCGATGGCATCCTTCTGGGGGCCGCGCGGGAGACCTTGGGCGCGCTGGCGCTCGGCGCAGCTCTTGGCCTGCCTGCCGCCTATCTAACCGGCCGTCTGAAACGCGGCGAACCACAACAGACCGAGGCGCTTGGCCTGGTGTGCCTGACCGCTGGTCTCGCGATCTGGTTCCATGTGTCCTTCTTGCTGGCCGGAATGGTGGCCGGTGCCATCGTTGCCAACCGCGCCCGGCATCATGAACGCGCCTTTCATGAGATCGAAAACCTGCAATGGCCCTTCATGCTGTTGTTTTTCATCTTGGCGGGCGCATCGCTGGAACTGGGCATGCTGGTCGAAATCGGCGCGCTTGGCGCGGCCTATGTGGTGTTGCGCATCGTGGCGCGCATCCTCGGCGGCTGGCTCGGGGCGAAACTGGGCGGTGCGGCGCGGGCGCAGCGGCCATGGTTCGGGGTCGCCCTTATGCCGCAAGCCGGCGTGGCGGTCGGCATGGCGCTGGTGGCCTCCGAGACATTCCCAGAGCTTGCCCCGGTGATCATGACCTTGACGGTCGGCACAACGGTGGTGTTCGAACTGCTTGGCCCGCCACTGACCCTTTTGGCGCTAAACCGGGTTGAGCGCAGCAAGACCTCAGTCAGATAA
- a CDS encoding DUF6324 family protein, with protein sequence MSINKESDLAANLQIGPTSLGMVRIYVEAEGIDLPLDFDPEEALEIADELRAAAEAARKMAK encoded by the coding sequence ATGAGCATCAATAAAGAAAGCGACCTGGCCGCGAATTTGCAGATCGGCCCGACCAGTTTGGGCATGGTCCGCATCTATGTGGAGGCCGAGGGGATCGATCTGCCGTTGGATTTCGACCCGGAAGAGGCGCTCGAAATCGCCGACGAACTCCGTGCCGCCGCCGAAGCCGCCAGAAAGATGGCCAAATAG
- a CDS encoding bifunctional helix-turn-helix transcriptional regulator/GNAT family N-acetyltransferase: MDEIDRIRAFNRAHTRRLGLLRQGYLEAGLSLAEARVIFELADGIGWTAGALSQHLGLNEGYLSRLLSRLSKSGLVEKTRHPQDGRAHILGLTRDGLIRAAELTALSRAQIESWVDGMPEAELAQLVARMEAVEASLARQSAPAPEVELRDLAIGDAGWLVEQHGVLYARDEGFDASFEALVAEILADFIRHRDPAYERGWIAWQDGARLGSIFCVKGPEPGLAKLRMFLLLPEARGLGLGQRLLDTCMSYARETGYRRMVLWTHESHEAACALYRKNGFSLDSAVPVTSFGVDLVEQQWSIDLAG; the protein is encoded by the coding sequence ATGGATGAGATCGACCGAATCCGAGCCTTTAATCGGGCCCATACACGCCGTTTGGGCCTCCTGCGCCAGGGGTATTTGGAAGCGGGGCTCAGTTTGGCAGAAGCTCGCGTCATTTTTGAGCTGGCAGACGGGATCGGCTGGACCGCCGGTGCGCTGTCGCAGCATCTCGGCCTGAATGAGGGGTATCTGAGCCGGTTGCTGAGCCGGTTGAGCAAATCCGGCTTGGTGGAAAAGACGCGACATCCGCAGGACGGCCGGGCCCACATCCTGGGGCTGACCCGCGATGGCCTGATCCGGGCGGCGGAGCTGACGGCGCTGTCTCGGGCGCAGATCGAAAGCTGGGTCGACGGGATGCCAGAGGCGGAACTGGCCCAACTGGTGGCGCGGATGGAGGCGGTCGAGGCGAGCCTAGCCCGGCAATCGGCGCCTGCGCCCGAGGTGGAGCTGCGCGATTTAGCGATTGGCGATGCGGGTTGGTTGGTTGAGCAGCATGGCGTTCTTTACGCGCGTGATGAAGGGTTTGACGCCAGTTTCGAGGCGCTGGTCGCCGAGATCCTGGCCGATTTCATCCGGCATCGCGACCCGGCATACGAGCGTGGATGGATCGCCTGGCAGGATGGGGCGCGATTGGGCTCGATCTTCTGCGTGAAAGGGCCGGAACCGGGCCTGGCGAAGCTTCGGATGTTCCTATTGTTACCCGAGGCGCGGGGGCTGGGCTTGGGCCAACGCTTGCTGGACACCTGCATGAGCTATGCGCGCGAAACGGGGTATCGGCGGATGGTGCTCTGGACCCATGAGAGCCACGAAGCGGCTTGTGCGCTTTACCGCAAAAACGGGTTCTCTCTCGACAGCGCGGTGCCTGTGACATCGTTTGGCGTCGATCTGGTGGAGCAGCAATGGTCGATTGACCTGGCGGGCTGA
- a CDS encoding IclR family transcriptional regulator, giving the protein MDGDSPRDTIPTNLRLLMVLEEVAKAGVPVTPTEVNAALELPKPTIHRLFATLEEEGFLQRDMDGRTYSPGPRVRTLAGGILSSLRIRTARQAILKRLSKEIGETCNIALPDRDAMIYLERVETEWPLRIQLPQGTRVPFHCTASGKMYLSSLASNHFRRFINASDLTQHTPNSISDPATLRREINQVRQQGYALDREEFMTDMIALAVPILDTNERLMATLSFHAPRQRFDIDKALTYIDALREASQELSLLVKTPLDDSGS; this is encoded by the coding sequence ATGGACGGCGACAGCCCGCGCGACACGATACCGACCAATCTGAGGCTTCTGATGGTCTTGGAAGAGGTGGCGAAAGCCGGGGTTCCGGTAACGCCGACCGAGGTGAATGCCGCGCTGGAACTGCCCAAACCGACGATCCATCGCCTCTTCGCAACACTTGAAGAGGAAGGGTTCCTGCAACGCGACATGGACGGGCGGACCTATTCGCCCGGCCCAAGGGTCCGGACCCTGGCAGGCGGCATCCTCTCATCTCTGCGTATTCGGACGGCGCGGCAGGCTATCCTCAAACGGCTTAGCAAGGAGATCGGCGAGACCTGCAACATCGCGCTCCCAGACCGCGATGCGATGATCTATCTGGAGCGGGTCGAGACCGAATGGCCACTCCGCATTCAGTTGCCGCAAGGCACGCGCGTGCCGTTTCACTGCACCGCAAGCGGCAAGATGTATCTCAGCTCGCTGGCCAGCAACCACTTCCGGCGTTTCATCAATGCCAGCGACCTGACCCAACACACACCGAATTCCATCAGCGACCCCGCGACCCTGCGCCGAGAGATCAACCAAGTTCGGCAACAGGGATACGCGCTCGACCGAGAAGAGTTCATGACCGATATGATCGCGCTCGCGGTGCCGATTCTGGATACCAATGAGCGGCTGATGGCGACGCTGTCCTTCCACGCCCCCCGGCAGCGGTTCGATATCGACAAAGCCCTGACCTATATCGACGCGCTTCGCGAAGCCTCGCAAGAGCTGTCGCTCCTGGTGAAAACACCACTCGACGATAGCGGATCATAG
- a CDS encoding TRAP transporter small permease — protein sequence MADWFAGAGDIFSAFFANDAWMIRQALRTPAAWPVGLLATLLGGLIFYLLYRFIPWVERKLEPTIMVTSYLMIGAIIFVEVIRRFTIGEQAPWSTTIPPFLFLIMTWVGCSYNVKLRTHLAFAEFRSAMPRAGQFAALTMDALLWIGFSWVVLVTSSRLVANSASNFQIMLGTDNILQWWFLVSVPLSFLMLVGRVIENWLIDLKNFREGNTLIEQAVIGAD from the coding sequence ATGGCTGACTGGTTTGCCGGCGCAGGCGACATATTCTCAGCGTTTTTTGCCAATGATGCCTGGATGATCCGCCAAGCGCTGCGGACGCCCGCGGCTTGGCCCGTTGGGCTCTTGGCCACCTTGCTCGGTGGCCTGATCTTCTATCTGCTCTATCGCTTTATCCCTTGGGTCGAGCGCAAGCTGGAACCCACCATCATGGTGACCTCCTATTTGATGATCGGCGCGATCATCTTTGTCGAGGTGATCCGCCGCTTCACCATCGGCGAGCAGGCACCCTGGTCCACCACGATCCCGCCCTTTCTGTTCCTGATCATGACCTGGGTCGGCTGCAGCTATAACGTCAAACTGCGCACCCATCTGGCCTTTGCCGAATTCCGCTCAGCGATGCCGCGCGCGGGACAATTCGCGGCGCTGACAATGGATGCCCTGCTCTGGATCGGCTTCTCCTGGGTCGTTCTGGTGACGTCGTCCCGCCTGGTTGCGAACTCCGCGTCGAATTTCCAGATCATGCTGGGCACCGACAATATCCTGCAATGGTGGTTCCTAGTCTCGGTTCCACTCAGCTTTCTGATGCTGGTCGGTCGGGTGATCGAGAACTGGCTCATCGATCTCAAGAACTTTCGAGAGGGCAACACCCTTATCGAGCAAGCCGTGATTGGAGCCGATTGA
- a CDS encoding TRAP transporter substrate-binding protein, with translation MKAAKVLQQISRRDLLKLTSTYGMSSVVMGAATFTGAITLPSLARAVESTYERRYSREPEHQLTLGASGFNARNLLIERAGVLEFARDLEERTDGAIRIEFIGDNQICGQLNCLEKTQLGVVDMYAASTQNSAGAAPYLNVLDYAYMFRSRADQYHFLYSPDSMRLLRDPLEQRHGVKFLFSHAELRGIQLGQSFADRPTVTSLEELFGTRNRVTGTQLGRIAMQLLNLNPTPIAWEETLDGLRQGLIDGAETWASAVAYANMSPVVSQSVDLKFFCGTEHTGMSAEKFDAMSGELQDAIMESAYLAQVHVQAANEAALVNTVGFSDPVLPGTIFAENDVRPAFLPDDQIRMAEEMCSPEFNPEPWAQWRERLNGWAGGIDTYQEIYDIARQIPADTRAENVEPRRWWRTA, from the coding sequence ATGAAGGCTGCAAAAGTCCTTCAGCAGATCTCGCGTCGGGATCTGCTCAAACTGACAAGTACATATGGGATGTCATCCGTTGTGATGGGGGCCGCCACGTTCACTGGTGCCATCACGCTGCCGTCGCTCGCGCGAGCGGTGGAATCGACCTATGAACGCCGCTATTCGCGTGAGCCCGAACATCAGCTCACCCTCGGGGCCTCCGGCTTCAATGCGCGCAACCTGCTGATTGAGCGGGCCGGTGTTCTGGAATTCGCCCGCGACCTTGAGGAGCGGACCGACGGGGCGATCCGGATCGAGTTTATCGGCGATAACCAGATCTGTGGCCAGTTGAACTGCCTGGAGAAAACCCAGCTTGGCGTGGTGGATATGTATGCCGCCTCGACCCAGAACTCCGCTGGCGCCGCGCCGTATCTGAACGTGCTGGATTATGCGTATATGTTCCGCTCACGCGCGGATCAGTATCATTTCCTCTACAGCCCAGACTCGATGCGCCTTCTGCGCGATCCACTGGAACAGCGCCATGGCGTGAAGTTCCTGTTCAGCCACGCAGAGCTGCGCGGCATCCAGCTTGGTCAGTCTTTTGCCGACCGCCCAACGGTGACGTCACTGGAAGAGCTCTTCGGCACGCGGAACCGGGTCACCGGCACGCAGCTTGGCCGGATCGCCATGCAGCTTCTGAACCTGAACCCGACACCGATTGCCTGGGAAGAGACCCTCGATGGTCTGCGCCAAGGCCTGATCGACGGGGCAGAGACATGGGCCTCGGCCGTGGCGTACGCCAACATGTCGCCGGTGGTTAGCCAGTCGGTCGATCTGAAATTCTTCTGCGGCACCGAGCATACCGGCATGTCGGCGGAGAAATTCGACGCGATGTCCGGCGAGCTGCAAGATGCGATCATGGAATCCGCCTATCTGGCGCAGGTCCATGTGCAGGCGGCCAACGAGGCCGCGCTGGTCAACACCGTCGGCTTCTCCGATCCGGTGCTGCCCGGCACGATCTTCGCCGAAAACGATGTGCGTCCGGCCTTCTTGCCCGACGATCAGATCCGGATGGCCGAAGAGATGTGCTCGCCCGAGTTCAACCCAGAACCCTGGGCACAGTGGCGTGAGCGTCTCAACGGTTGGGCGGGTGGCATCGACACCTACCAGGAAATCTACGACATCGCGCGGCAGATCCCGGCAGATACCCGCGCCGAAAATGTCGAGCCGCGGCGCTGGTGGCGCACGGCCTGA